One Triticum dicoccoides isolate Atlit2015 ecotype Zavitan chromosome 4B, WEW_v2.0, whole genome shotgun sequence genomic window carries:
- the LOC119295301 gene encoding 50S ribosomal protein L19, chloroplastic-like isoform X2, whose product MQSLLRNVCRAGNRGAAARLLEFAAPVATQPGATPPSSAIKYLRPCGFTPPTGNWFISRDGVPASSGFCAKVLMTRSLSTVGTVEVASDEDDSSSPAVEHPPRIKFKRPDKTARHIMNILNKEAVEKVRSEREIPDVQPGCIIQMRLQVPENKRRESTLKGIVIARRNAGINTTFRLRRLVAGVGVESVFPLYSPNIKEMKILDRKKVRRAKLYYLRDRMNALKK is encoded by the exons ATGCAATCTTTGCTCCGGAATGTCTGCCGAGCCGGAAACCGCGGGGCTGCGGCGAGGCTCCTGGAATTTGCTGCTCCTGTAGCCACTCAGCCGGGGGCTACCCCGCCATCCTCGGCCATCAAATACCTCAGGCCTTGCGGGTTCACTCCTCCAACTGGG AATTGGTTCATTTCCCGTGATGGTGTTCCTGCCTCCTCTGGTTTCTGCGCAAAGGTTCTCATGACGAGGAGTTTGTCGACGGTGGGAACTGTTGAGGTTGCCTCGGACGAGGACGATTCCAGCTCCCCTGCGGTTGAGCACCCCCCACGCATCAAGTTCAAGAGGCCCGACAAGACTGCCAGGCACATTATGAAT ATCTTGAACAAAGAGGCGGTTGAAAAGGTCCGTTCGGAGAGGGAGATTCCTGATGTGCAGCCTGGATGCATCATTCAGATGAGATTG CAAGTTCCTGAGAACAAACGGCGAGAGTCTACATTGAAAGGGATTGTGATAGCAAGGCGCAATGCTGGGATAAATACAACCTTCAGATTGCGTAGATTAGTAGCTGGTGTGGGAGTCGAGTCCGTCTTTCCACT TTACTCACCAAACATCAAAGAAATGAAGATCTTGGACAGGAAGAAAGTCAGGAGAGCTAAGCTGTATTACCTGAGAGACAGGATGAATGCACTTAAAAAATGA
- the LOC119295301 gene encoding 50S ribosomal protein L19, chloroplastic-like isoform X1: protein MQSLLRNVCRAGNRGAAARLLEFAAPVATQPGATPPSSAIKYLRPCGFTPPTGVGFLSSFVSSSNSSRSCHLDQFLCVQNWFISRDGVPASSGFCAKVLMTRSLSTVGTVEVASDEDDSSSPAVEHPPRIKFKRPDKTARHIMNILNKEAVEKVRSEREIPDVQPGCIIQMRLQVPENKRRESTLKGIVIARRNAGINTTFRLRRLVAGVGVESVFPLYSPNIKEMKILDRKKVRRAKLYYLRDRMNALKK from the exons ATGCAATCTTTGCTCCGGAATGTCTGCCGAGCCGGAAACCGCGGGGCTGCGGCGAGGCTCCTGGAATTTGCTGCTCCTGTAGCCACTCAGCCGGGGGCTACCCCGCCATCCTCGGCCATCAAATACCTCAGGCCTTGCGGGTTCACTCCTCCAACTGGGGTAGGATTCTTGTCCTCTTTTGTCTCTTCTTCGAATTCGTCCAGGTCATGTCATCTGGATCAATTTCTTTGCGTGCAGAATTGGTTCATTTCCCGTGATGGTGTTCCTGCCTCCTCTGGTTTCTGCGCAAAGGTTCTCATGACGAGGAGTTTGTCGACGGTGGGAACTGTTGAGGTTGCCTCGGACGAGGACGATTCCAGCTCCCCTGCGGTTGAGCACCCCCCACGCATCAAGTTCAAGAGGCCCGACAAGACTGCCAGGCACATTATGAAT ATCTTGAACAAAGAGGCGGTTGAAAAGGTCCGTTCGGAGAGGGAGATTCCTGATGTGCAGCCTGGATGCATCATTCAGATGAGATTG CAAGTTCCTGAGAACAAACGGCGAGAGTCTACATTGAAAGGGATTGTGATAGCAAGGCGCAATGCTGGGATAAATACAACCTTCAGATTGCGTAGATTAGTAGCTGGTGTGGGAGTCGAGTCCGTCTTTCCACT TTACTCACCAAACATCAAAGAAATGAAGATCTTGGACAGGAAGAAAGTCAGGAGAGCTAAGCTGTATTACCTGAGAGACAGGATGAATGCACTTAAAAAATGA
- the LOC119295302 gene encoding uncharacterized protein LOC119295302 produces MALQMQAPSLTRAPAGSPARLRSAFCAPPLLVRVRLPAPCRATSAAAARITMRFGRVETKQAYICRDCGYIYKDKTPFEKLSDDYYCPVCAAPKRRFRPYEPPVAKNANATDARKARKEQLKKDETVGKALPIGIAVGIVALAALFFYLNSVY; encoded by the exons ATGGCACTGCAGATGCAGGCCCCGTCGCTGACGCGCGCGCCGGCGGGGAGCCCCGCGCGGCTCCGGTCGGCGTTCTGCGCGCCGCCGCTGCTTGTGCGGGTCCGGCTGCCAGCGCCGTGCAGGGCGACgtccgcggcggcggcgcggatcacGATGCGGTTCGGCCGCGTTGAGACGAAGCAGGCCTACATCTGCCGGGACTGCGG GTACATATACAAGGACAAGACTCCGTTTGAGAAGCTGTCCGATGACTACTACTGCCCTG TCTGTGCCGCTCCCAAGAGAAGATTCAGGCCCTACGAACCACCGGTGGCCAAGAACGCCAACGCCACTGATGCCCGGAAGGCGAGGAAGGAGCAGCTCAAAAAGGACGAGACCGTGGG GAAAGCTTTGCCTATTGGTATCGCGGTCGGGATCGTTGCATTGGCCGCCCTGTTCTTCTACCTGAACAGTGTCTACTAG